A single Thermoanaerobacterium sp. RBIITD DNA region contains:
- a CDS encoding RsmF rRNA methyltransferase first C-terminal domain-containing protein translates to MDLELNKDFIEKMKVLLKEDFESFIKELDKEPYRALRVNTLKITTDEFKRISPFSLKPVPWCDMGFYFDNNERPGSHVYHDAGLYYIQEPSAMAVTEVLDPKPGEFVLDLSAAPGGKSTHIASKLNGEGILVANEINSKRVKILAENIERMGIKNAIILNESPDRITDKFREYFDKILVDAPCSGEGMFRKDEIARKEWSKENVARCAARQKNILDSASKMLKPGGILVYSTCTFSPEEDEGVISDFLIKHENYDIVESNVYSGFDYGHPEWVNGNDKLKKCIRLWPHMIKGEGHFITKLKKEGINDYKGENKIKKILDKDINFFYDFANNYLDIDVNKLNLKIIGDHIYHIPYQLPHLNGIKVYRNGWDLGILKKNRFEPSHWLAMALKKDESRQYYKLKDFELDKYLHGETLNVDMEDGWLLVLADEFPIGWGKITKGILKNYYPKCLRR, encoded by the coding sequence ATGGATTTAGAACTTAATAAAGACTTTATAGAGAAGATGAAAGTCTTACTAAAAGAGGATTTTGAATCATTTATAAAAGAATTAGATAAAGAGCCATATAGAGCATTAAGAGTGAATACACTAAAAATTACAACCGATGAATTTAAAAGGATTTCTCCCTTTTCATTAAAACCTGTACCATGGTGTGATATGGGATTTTATTTTGATAATAATGAAAGACCGGGAAGTCATGTATATCATGATGCTGGGTTATATTATATACAAGAGCCAAGTGCAATGGCGGTTACAGAAGTTTTGGATCCAAAGCCTGGTGAATTTGTATTAGATTTAAGTGCTGCACCTGGGGGAAAATCAACACATATTGCGTCTAAACTTAATGGTGAGGGCATCCTTGTTGCAAATGAGATTAATTCGAAGAGGGTAAAGATACTTGCGGAAAACATAGAGAGAATGGGCATAAAAAATGCTATAATACTTAATGAATCACCTGACAGGATTACTGATAAATTTAGAGAGTACTTTGACAAAATCCTTGTTGATGCACCCTGTTCCGGGGAAGGGATGTTTAGAAAAGATGAAATCGCGAGGAAAGAATGGTCAAAAGAGAATGTTGCAAGATGTGCTGCAAGGCAGAAAAATATACTTGATAGTGCATCAAAAATGCTTAAACCTGGAGGAATATTGGTTTATTCTACATGTACATTTTCGCCGGAAGAAGATGAAGGAGTTATTTCAGACTTTCTTATAAAACATGAGAATTATGATATTGTTGAAAGTAATGTATACTCTGGCTTTGATTATGGCCACCCTGAATGGGTAAATGGTAATGATAAATTAAAAAAATGTATTAGACTTTGGCCACATATGATAAAAGGTGAAGGACACTTTATTACAAAACTTAAAAAAGAAGGCATTAATGACTACAAAGGTGAAAATAAAATTAAAAAGATTTTAGATAAAGATATAAATTTTTTCTATGATTTCGCAAATAATTATCTTGATATTGATGTAAATAAATTAAATTTAAAAATCATAGGTGACCATATATACCACATACCATATCAATTGCCGCATTTAAATGGAATTAAAGTATATAGAAATGGATGGGACCTTGGCATTCTCAAGAAAAATCGATTTGAGCCTTCACATTGGCTTGCAATGGCGCTAAAAAAAGATGAATCGAGGCAATATTATAAACTTAAAGATTTTGAATTAGATAAATATCTTCATGGTGAAACATTAAATGTTGACATGGAGGATGGATGGCTTCTTGTTTTAGCTGATGAATTTCCAATAGGATGGGGAAAAATTACAAAAGGAATTTTAAAGAATTACTATCCTAAATGCTTGAGAAGATAA